Within Nosocomiicoccus ampullae, the genomic segment AAGGATGAATCAAATGAATAAAGAAAATGAAAGAGACGTCCATGATTATTTATCTTTTTTAAAGATTGAAAAAGGCTTATCAAAAAGTACTCTAGACTCTTATAAACAAGATTTAGTTCTATACCAAAATTTTTTAGAAGAGCGTCAATTAACATTTAATACAATAACACCGACGGATATTATTCAATTTTTAAAGGTTGAAAAAGAAAAAGGTAAACGTTCAAAAACACTTGCCCGTTTACAATCGACTTTAAAAAATTTCCACCAATTTTTAATTAATGATGGAAAAACTGAGAAAAATCCTGCAGCTTTATTAAATAGTATTAAAGTAGAACAAACGTTACCAGATAGTTTGTCAATTGAAGAGATGGAGATTGTTTTGAATACACCTGAAGAGACAACAGCAGGCATACGAGACAAGGTTATGATGGAACTATTATATGGTACAGGTATTCGAGTATCTGAACTAATCGATATGAAGACATTAGACGTTAACTCTGAGATGGGCTTTATTTCTGTTATGGGTAAAGGTCAAAAAGAAAGAATTATCCCAATTACTGATTATGTTGCAAGGTTACTTAGAGAATATATTGAAAACACTCGTATAGAATTGTTAAAATCAAATGATACAGATGCTTTATTTATAACAAATAGAGGAAAGCCATTTTCTAGACAAGGTGTTTGGAAAATGATTAAAAAATATGGTCAAATGAGTGGTGTGTTAAAAAACATAACACCACATACGTTTAGACATACATTTGCCACACATTTAATTGAGAATGGTGCAGATCTTAGAATTGTCCAAGAACTGCTTGGTCATACGGATATTGCAACAACGCAAATTTACACACATTTATCTAAGAAATCTGTAAAAGAGATGTATGATGAGTTTCATCCTCGAAAATAAAGGAAGAAGGTTTAATAATGTTT encodes:
- the xerD gene encoding site-specific tyrosine recombinase XerD, which encodes MNKENERDVHDYLSFLKIEKGLSKSTLDSYKQDLVLYQNFLEERQLTFNTITPTDIIQFLKVEKEKGKRSKTLARLQSTLKNFHQFLINDGKTEKNPAALLNSIKVEQTLPDSLSIEEMEIVLNTPEETTAGIRDKVMMELLYGTGIRVSELIDMKTLDVNSEMGFISVMGKGQKERIIPITDYVARLLREYIENTRIELLKSNDTDALFITNRGKPFSRQGVWKMIKKYGQMSGVLKNITPHTFRHTFATHLIENGADLRIVQELLGHTDIATTQIYTHLSKKSVKEMYDEFHPRK